In one window of Tumebacillus algifaecis DNA:
- a CDS encoding putative amidoligase domain-containing protein — MFRADSKSLWLDGGVSNSQEKFREVPMDEDVYAERAVRLSLRSLHALGLDFGMVSIGITSTDRTICLDVTASPKLNGRLLELFEDALQAFITRDRSEERSFEQHGRNPNPFVIGTDLEFMLRSSRGKMVLASKYLPRIGAVGCDDRSLNLDGERFPLAEIRPSPARSPGELMNNIRHTMQSAAAAITARNVQWVAGSMPFTRFPIGGHVHFSDVTFSSRLVKALDNYVGFPVMMIEAGQTAVKRRRKYGYLGDVRFKDHGGFEYRTPGSFLVTPEITEAVIYLSYLVVMHYRELNLDLFSKPSRQRQFYRAYKGELKSNFERIWRGIEATSTYKQYKNSLQIIPEMVRQGISWNEASDLRKTWNLPLPAERRPTVSARRGRNA; from the coding sequence GTGTTTCGGGCCGACAGCAAGTCGTTGTGGCTGGACGGTGGCGTCTCCAATTCGCAGGAAAAATTTCGGGAAGTGCCGATGGATGAAGATGTGTACGCGGAGCGTGCCGTTCGGCTCTCTTTGCGTTCCTTGCATGCGCTCGGACTCGATTTTGGCATGGTTTCCATCGGCATCACCTCGACGGACCGCACGATTTGCCTCGATGTCACCGCGTCGCCAAAATTGAACGGCCGTCTGCTCGAACTGTTTGAAGACGCACTGCAGGCGTTCATCACCCGTGATCGGTCGGAGGAGCGTTCGTTTGAGCAGCACGGCAGAAATCCCAATCCTTTCGTGATCGGGACAGACTTGGAATTTATGCTTCGTTCGTCGCGCGGCAAGATGGTGCTGGCTTCGAAGTACCTGCCGCGCATCGGCGCCGTGGGCTGTGACGACCGCAGTTTGAACTTGGACGGTGAGCGCTTTCCGCTTGCGGAAATTCGCCCAAGTCCTGCGCGCTCCCCAGGGGAGTTGATGAACAACATCAGGCACACGATGCAAAGCGCGGCGGCTGCGATCACGGCGCGAAATGTGCAATGGGTCGCAGGCAGCATGCCGTTTACGCGCTTTCCAATCGGCGGTCATGTACATTTTTCGGATGTTACGTTTTCATCACGTCTGGTGAAAGCGTTAGATAACTATGTCGGCTTTCCGGTGATGATGATCGAAGCCGGGCAAACGGCGGTCAAACGCCGCCGCAAGTACGGATATTTGGGCGATGTTCGCTTTAAAGATCATGGTGGCTTTGAATACCGCACACCTGGCTCCTTTCTGGTCACGCCGGAGATCACCGAGGCGGTCATCTATCTTTCCTATCTGGTTGTGATGCACTATCGCGAATTGAATCTCGATCTCTTTTCCAAACCGAGCCGACAACGCCAGTTTTATCGGGCTTATAAAGGGGAATTAAAATCGAATTTTGAGCGAATCTGGCGAGGAATCGAGGCTACCTCCACCTATAAGCAGTACAAAAATTCCTTGCAAATCATTCCGGAAATGGTACGTCAAGGCATCTCGTGGAATGAAGCGTCCGACCTCCGCAAGACTTGGAATCTGCCGCTGCCGGCGGAGAGGCGCCCGACCGTCAGCGCGCGCCGGGGCCGAAATGCTTGA